A single genomic interval of Leptotrichia trevisanii DSM 22070 harbors:
- a CDS encoding Crp/Fnr family transcriptional regulator encodes MKIKDLSIFLTKVSLFQGLTIEEISECLEKIDFKIEKYKKNETVFFRGDTLEKVIIIIKGSAYGEMQKFNGDTIVIGEMKAGEVLASAFLFGENNIFPVDLITLENSKLLFFDKEKYLDIIHSDKRLLLNFITEISNKSQLLSKRIWFNFTNKTIEEKILSYIKENSKNGKIKFLPSISALAKRFEVTRPALSREISNLCKKNILTKSENNAYLVNFSNFSEKNI; translated from the coding sequence ATGAAAATAAAAGATTTATCAATTTTTTTGACAAAAGTTTCGTTATTTCAAGGATTAACCATTGAAGAAATTTCAGAATGTTTGGAAAAAATTGATTTTAAAATAGAAAAATATAAGAAAAATGAAACTGTATTTTTTCGTGGTGATACTTTGGAAAAAGTAATTATTATTATAAAGGGCTCTGCTTATGGGGAAATGCAGAAATTTAACGGAGATACAATTGTTATTGGTGAGATGAAGGCGGGGGAAGTTCTGGCTTCTGCATTTTTATTTGGAGAAAATAATATTTTTCCTGTTGATTTAATAACTTTGGAAAATTCTAAACTGCTTTTTTTTGATAAAGAAAAATACTTGGATATAATTCATTCAGATAAAAGACTTTTACTCAATTTCATAACTGAAATTTCAAATAAAAGTCAACTTCTTTCAAAGCGGATATGGTTTAATTTTACAAATAAAACAATTGAAGAAAAAATATTAAGCTATATAAAGGAAAATTCTAAAAATGGTAAAATTAAGTTTTTACCCAGTATTTCAGCTTTAGCAAAACGATTTGAAGTGACAAGGCCTGCCTTATCAAGAGAAATTTCAAATCTGTGTAAAAAAAATATTTTAACAAAATCAGAAAATAATGCCTATTTAGTAAATTTTTCAAATTTTTCAGAAAAGAATATTTGA